In a single window of the Apteryx mantelli isolate bAptMan1 chromosome 11, bAptMan1.hap1, whole genome shotgun sequence genome:
- the LOC136993059 gene encoding olfactory receptor 6F1-like, whose protein sequence is MLLSQQDVLKLGMGAGNETAVAEFTLEGFSGLDQRLQLFLSLILLLMYLTTLTGNTMIIFLMCVDHRLQTPMYFFISNLAFLEIWFTSSTTIKLLVILSSGRRTISLKSCFAQSYFYVALGFTEFALLVVMSFDRYVAICQPLHYAAIMKQQLCTHLVVAAWVLGFTLSSYHLVLFSKLTFCGPNKIQHFFCDSSPLFKLSCSDTTLLWKADPIFISFVVLGSLCLIMVSSMCIFHCILHMPSASGRRKAFATCSSHLTALAIVYGSCIVLYARPSEGVSLETNTVVALLNTVLYPFLNPFIYSLRNKTVKLALEEALGRPKVWLFPRS, encoded by the coding sequence atgctcctgtctcagcaggatgtactgaaattgggcatgggagcaggaaatgaaactgcggttgctgagttcaccctggagggtttctcagggcttgatcaaaggctacagctgtttctctccctgatccttttACTCATGTATCTGACAACactgacagggaacacaatgatcattttcctcatgtgtgtggatcaccgcctgcaaacccccatgtactttttcatcagcaatctggcattcctggaaatctggttcacatcctccacaaccatcaaactgttggtgattctgagctctggaaggagaacaatctcattaaaGAGCTGCTTTGCCCAGTCCTATTTCTATGTTGCCCTCGGTTTTacagagttcgctctccttgttgtcatgtcctttgaccgctatgttgccatctgccaacctttgcattatgctgccatcatgaagcagcagctctgcacccatctggttgttgctgcgtgggtcctaggcttcacactctcgagttaccacCTGGTTCTgttctcaaagctgactttctgtggccccaacaagatccagcattttttttgtgacagctcccccttattcaaactgtcctgctctgacaccaccctgctttggaaagcagaccccattttcatatcatttgtagtgctgggttccttatgtttaatcatggtgtcctccatgtgcatcttccactgtattctgcacatgccatcagcatctgggaggaggaaagcttttgctacatgttcttcccatctcactgccttagccattgtctatggaagctgcattgttctctatgcacggccctcagaaggggtttccttggagaccaacacagttgtagctttgctgaacactgtcctgtacccattcttaaaccccttcatctacagtctcagaaacaagactgtgaagctggccctggaggaagcccttggccgtccaaaggtttggcttttcccccggtcatga